A genomic window from Maylandia zebra isolate NMK-2024a linkage group LG20, Mzebra_GT3a, whole genome shotgun sequence includes:
- the traf3ip3 gene encoding TRAF3-interacting JNK-activating modulator, producing the protein MDALTISGFQLSPEKHFDRILDIRAEKREYLRGRNNVTSCRSPPRDSTTWQIKKELKEKRQLEFLRRRSVSPVWREGSSRRNSPSQIFSMKYYSSSSTNTENAKGYPPMVLTPNSSISSDPSTSTWASLWSEQITVMKQDKSHAKKQSPTSTPSVKESEQHRVKSIHKKDTSVNAQKTTTKTLIKTEKIYQKSSVQTESILQKKILRETGVQTESGLITVKESDIQKLADYLQEALWREDVMKKKLAELQESTTNLVNSSNKIWTSRCSEDLLRNKIKALEAQLQACLQKFPKDGVKKLVVQMEKQRMVYEEKALIALQKATQEKTEALSKAETLQEALITAKAEALKWQSLHEELKLSSGKLRESQHLSNEQLQQLHSQVELCRARERELRDEMLSLRQEKQDLQYNICLLEEDNQTLREEIQQLRDGEEESQDFMMQECLASQEPEPRLTVRRDSQLEDQLRHTQEKLQLKERECEELQAELHAMEQECQSSQARLSQCRDELRQLSHRRRGPTPCGSWWKLCLFFLLLLTVAGVVMLWLWHPPFREQVEDLYSDIETRIEDYLMKMASPRHSGCFRPI; encoded by the exons ATGGACGCCCTGACCATCAGTGGATTCCAACTCTCGCCGGAGAAACACTTTGACCGAATATTGGACATCAGAGCAGAGAAGCGTGAGTACCTGCGAGGACGTAACAATGTGACTTCATGCCGCAGCCCTCCCAGAGACAGTACCACCTGGCAGATAAAGAAAGAACTGAAAGAGAAGAGGCAGTTGGAGTTTCTGAGGAGGAGATCGGTGAGCCCAGTGTGGCGTGAAGGCTCATCGAGAAGAAATTCTCCCTCACAGATATTTTCAATGAAGTATTACAGTTCAAGCTCAACAAACACCGAGAATGCTAAAGGATATCCGCCCATGGTTTTGACACCAAACAGCAGCATAAGCAGTGATCCAAGCACCAGCACATGG GCCTCACTGTGGTCAGAACAGATAACAGTGATGAAGCAGGACAAAAGTCATGCAAAGAAGCAATCACCTACCTCCACGCCATCTGTGAAGGAATCAGAGCAGCACAGGGTGAAGAGTATTCATAAAAAGGACACGAGTGTAAACG CACAAAAGACAACCACAAAAACACTCATCAAAACAGAGAAGATTTACCAGAAATCATCTGTACAAACTGAAAGCATTCTTCAGAAAAAGATACTGAGAGAGACCGGCGTGCAGACAGA GTCCGGACTCATCACCGTTAAAGAATCA GATATTCAGAAATTAGCTGACTACCTACAG GAGGCTCTGTGGAGAGAAGATGTGATGAAGAAGAAGCTGGCTGAACTCCAGGAGAGCACGACAAACCTCGTGAACTCATCCAACAAAATATGGACA TCTCGCTGCAGTGAAGATCTGCTGAGAAACAAGATCAAGGCTTTGGAGGCGCAGCTGCAAGCTTGTCTGCAG AAGTTTCCAAAAGATGGTGTAAAGAAGCTGGTGGTACAGATGGAAAAGCAGAGGATGGTATATGAAGAGAAGGCCTTGATTGCCCTGCAGAAGGCCACACAGGAGAAAACTGAGGCCCTCAGCAAGGCTGAGACTCTGCAg GAAGCGCTAATTACAGCAAAGGCAGAGGCCCTGAAATGGCAAAGCCTTCATGAGGAGCTGAAGCTGAGCTCTGGAAAACTCAGGGAGAGCCAGCACCTCAGTAATGAACAGCTGCAACAGCTGCACAGCCAAGTGGAG CTGTGCAGAGCCAGAGAGCGTGAGCTGAGAGATGAGATGCTTTCATTGAGACAAGAAAAGCAGGACCTACAGTACAACATTTGTCTGCTGGAGGAAGACAACCAGACCCTAAGAGAAGAAATCCAGCAACTCAGAG ATGGCGAAGAGGAGAGTCAAGACTTCATGATGCAGGAGTGTCTGGCGTCACAGGAACCTGAGCCTCGGCTGACGGTGAGGAGAGACTCTCAGCTGGAGGACCAGCTCCGCCACACTCAGGAGAAACTCCAGCTCAAAGAGAGAGAG TGTGAGGAGCTGCAGGCAGAGCTGCACGCTATGGAGCAGGAGTGTCAGTCCAGCCAGGCCCGGCTGTCGCAGTGCAGAGACGAACTCCGGCAGCTCAGCCACCGCCGCAGGGGACCA aCACCGTGTGGATCCTGGTGGAAGCTGTGCTTGTTCTTCCTTTTACTCCTCACTGTAGCAGGGGTCGTAATGCTGTGGCTGTGGCATCCGCCTTTCAGGGAGCAAGTTGAGGACCTGTACTCAGACATAGAGACACGTATTGAAGATTATCTCATGAAAATGGCCTCTCCTCGACACTCGGGCTGCTTCAGACCAATATGA